The stretch of DNA TGTCAGAGGCATGGAAAACATGTGAGCGAACGGACTTGAAAACAGGTGGTAGAGCCTACGCTTCCAAATGCCATGTGGTTCAACGAGAACAAAGGCAGAGATGATTGGCCGACATGATCGGACGCATAAATTCGGACCAATTGATGATGGCCAAATGTCCTTAAACTTTAAAAgatgtctctttctttctattttcAACTCGCTTGTTTGTAAGCCGGGAAATATGTTGCGAGTGGACGAACGAAGCCTAGGAAAGGAGACCTTTgaagtgatttatttcagatgaaaacatcacgaccggttgtgtttatgccacaataAAAGGTAACACAGTGTAAAAACGTTAAATGACACATTTAAACAACTAAACCCCACGGAGATTTAATAGGGATTTATATTTGCAATTGTAAGATTTTAGGCTCGTAAAAAATGTTTGGCGAAAAAACGTTACACGCAGGAGGTCCCGATCCGGGTTAGAAATAACATCTACTTTCTGCCTTAGTAGGTAGTGAGGTCAGCGATGGAATATAACCACAGAGTCGTAGGTTCAAATCCCCCTTATGACCGTGGCCAATTTGTAGAAAATCACCCGTgttaaatataatataatgtttGATATATGTATAATAATAACCATTGAGCCGAGGCTTGTATCCAAGGCAACGAACGTCACGCCTCTacaatcccagagaggttttGAAACATACTTTTTACagttacatgttttttttctaaAACAGAAAGTTCAATGTGTAAAAGATGCGATGACCAAGCATTAAAAAAACAATGTGTCCCTTTATAACTAGATATTTAACTAGATATTTAACTAGATATTTGAGCAAACATTAACTCCAGGATGAACTTGAACTTGTGGCAAATTCAGTGAGGTTGATATGTAGCTACGGGTTTACTGGAACAGTCTGCTGCTGTTTGCTGTACTGGCGCCACAGGCTGATGCAACCCTGAGTACCGTCATTATATAAAATACCCCAACCCTCATTATAATACCCCAACCCTCATTATAATACCCCAACCCTCATTATAATACCCCAACCCTCATTATAATACCCCAACCCTCATTATAATACCCCAACCTCATTATAATACCCCAACCTCATTATAATACCTAAACCCTCATTATAATACCCCAACCCTCATTATAATACCCCAACCCTCATTATAATACCCCAACCTCATTATAATATCCCAACCTTCATTATAATACCCCAACCCTCATTATAATACCCCAACCCTCATTATAATACCCCAACCCTCATTATAATACCCCAACCCTCATTATAATACCCCAACCCTCATTATAATACCCCAACCTCATTATAATACCTCAACCCTCATTATAATACCCCAACCTCATTATAATACCTAAACCCTCATTATAATACCCCAACCCTCATTATAATACCCCAACCCTCATTATAATACCCCAACCCTCATTATAATACCCCAACCTCATTATAATACCCCAACCCTCATTATAATACCCCAACCTCATTATAATACCCCAACCTTCATTATAATACCCCAACCCTCATTATAATACCCCAACCCTCATTATAATACCCCAACCCTCATTATAATACCCCAACCTCATTATAATACCTCAACCCTCATTATAATACCCCAACCCTCATTATAATACCCCAACCCTCATTATAATACTCTAACCCTCAGTACTGTCATTATAATCCTCCATGTTCATTCCACCTTGGGACTTTAGACTGGTGCTTGGCCAACCTAACTTTTGCATGTTCTACCCTGGCCCCACAACAaacctacccacacacacacacacgcgcgcacagacagacagacagacagacagacagacagacgcacgcatgcagacacagacacacacagacacacacacagacacacacacagacacacacacacagacacacagacacagacacacagacacacacacacgcacacacagacacacacacacacacacgcacacacacacacacacctgtatagaGTTGGCGGACACCCCCCAGGCGAAGTCACAGGGGAAAACTCCCTGAGCTGGTCTGTTCTCAGGCAGCTGGGGAAAACCATTCTTCTGGATCAACTTCCTGtaaccattatcatcatcatcatcatcatcatcatcatcatcatcgtcaccatcatcatcatcaccatcgtaatcatcaccatcatcatcaccaccaccatcatcatcaccatcgtcaccatcatcaccatcgtcatcatcaccatcatcatcatcgtcaccatcatcgccatcatcatcgtcgccatcatcatcatcgccatcatcatcgtcaccatcatcatcatcgtcaccatcatcatcactattaACATCATTATTAATTGTATCATCTAACCAAtcaatccccccccaaaaaacgaatGAAACCAAAACTGACTTGTAGAAGTTGGCGGAGGTCTTGGGCCTCCTcttgaggttgtgtgtgttgaaGTCGACGTAGTAGAGGCCTCTGCGTATATCATACTCTCTGTGCCATTCGAACCCATCCAGCAGGGACCAGTGGGTGTAGCCAATCACATTCACCCCATCGTACTTAATCGCTACGGCGACAAGTTCACGAGTTCAGAAAATATCGTCGCATAAACAGTATGAAATTAGATACTAGTTATACTGAATTAAAAAATATAAgcgcaatatgcaacaatttcaaagattttactgagttacaattcatacaAGGGAATCAGTACATTTGAAATACAATCACTAGGctctaatctattgatttcacgtgactgggaatatagatataaatagttttgatgttttcactattattctacaatgtagaatacagtataaataaagaaataaaagccgTTGAATGAGTAGACGTTCTTTTTGACCGATAGTGTATATGGTCGTCACTAGCAGGGATGGGTCAAAATTACAAGAGGTACTGTCGCATGTCGGTCTAGATGATTTATGGGTTGATCGTGTTAAAATATTAAATCAATCGCCTGTCTACGGTGCGGGAACCACCGACTCGCTGCATTTTTCTATTATCAAGACAGCTGCTGATAACTCTTAAACTGCTTAGGACAGCTCGTGAGGTCTTCGAAATATCTGTCCATTTAGGTGCTATTTTTATAACTGAAGAGGTTTCTTACATagctttttatttattcatttttttaccATCAGAGTAGGAGTAAACGTCTCTATTCTCAACACTATGATCATGACTCAATACCGAGATGCCGTCTGGGTACGGACCCAGACCTAGTACGACTGATTCAACCTCGTCAGGTATTCAATCAAGCCCTTAACTAGGTGAGTTCAGGGCTAAATTGTGAAACGTCTGGGGTTCACCGAGGAGATATAtgagaaccactgatctagaAACGGGGTTATTTTGGAGTTAAATGTTTGGGttcagagagagggggtgggggaggaggacagggatgggtggatatagagagacagagaaggagaggggagtggaccctagtctaaagtagtgcacggtAAAGACTGAACGCAGAGTTCATGATCGAAACCGTACAGTGTGTGCGTTATTAGCCAATGCTACTCACATTTCAGTGTCTCCATAATGAACCTCTTGAGGTAATACATGTTCTTAGAGTCCTCTGTCTTGATGTCTCCCTGGACAAACCTTATATGTAGGAATTACAGCTTTTACAGTTCAACACAGACTACAGTTTATAACAGACTACTGTTTATAACATAGACTACAGTTTATAACATAGACTACAGGTCAAAACATAGACTACAGTTTATAACATAGAGACTACAGTTTATAACAGACTACTGTTTATAACATAGACTACAGTTTATAACATAGACTACAGTTTATAACAGACTACAGTTTATAACAGACTACTGTTTATAACATAGACTACAGTTTATAACATAGACTACAGTTTATAACAGACTACTGTTTATAACATAGACTACAGTTTATAACATAGACTACTGTTTATAACATAGTCTACAGTTTATAACAGACTACAGTTTATAACATAGACTACAGGTCATAACATAGACTACTGTTTATAACATAGTCTACAGTTTATAACATAGACTACAGTTCATAACATAGACTACAGTTTATAACATAGACTACAGGTCAAAACATAGACTACAGTTTATAACATAGACTACAGTTTATAACAGACTACAGTTTATAACAGACTACTGTTTATAACATAGACTACAGTTTATAACATAGACTACAGTTTATAACAGACTACTGTTTATAACATAGACTACAGTTTATAACATAGACTACTGTTTATAACATAGTCTACAGTTTATAACAGACTACAGTTTATAACATAGACTACAGGTCATAACATAGACTACTGTTTATAACATAGTCTACAGTTTATAACAGACTACAGTTCATAACATAGACTACAGTTTATAACATAGACTACAGGTCAAAACATAGACTACAGTTTATAACATAGACTACAGTTTATAACAGACTACAGGTCAAAACATAGACTACAGTTTATAACATAGAGACTACAGTTTATAACATAGACTACAGTTTATAACATAGACTACAGTTTATAACATAGACTACAGTTTATAACAGACGACAATTCATAACAGAGACGACAGTATCAAAACAGACTACAGGTCAAAACAGACTACAGTTCATAACATAGACTACAATTCATAACATAGACTACAGTTCATTACCCACTACAGAATATAACAGACTACAGATTATAACAGACTACAGTTTATAACAGACGACAATTCATAACAGAGACTACAGTTTATAACATAGACTACAGTTTATAACATAGACTACAGTTTATAACATAGACTACAGTTCATTACCCACTACAGAATATAACAGACTACAGATTATAACAGACTACAGTTTATAACATAGACTACAGTTTATAACATAGACTACAGTTTAtaacatagactacagctcaaaACAGACTACAGTTTATAACATAGACTACAGTTTATAACATAGACTACAGTTTATAACATAGACTACAGTTTATAACATAGACTACAGTATCAAAACAGACTACAGAGTATAACAGACTACAGTTCATAACAGCATAGTAACAGGGTAATAACTGGGtaataacagtataataacatggtaataacaGCATAGCATAACATAATAGAGACTAATCATCTTTCTGTAGGCATTAACTCTGCCGTGGCTTGTTGGCCAAAGTCTATGGCGAAATGAATGGTTTTTTTTGGAGGGGTTTTGGATAAACGCTGAAAATAAGGtttgtggtaaacacaggctaaGGATATCTTATAATATCCATCAGCTAACGTCActttttcagaaagtattcagaccccttgactttttccatattttgttaggttaaatatgtcgtgtttgataaccgaaagacacagacttcaaaactaaagctgtttttggtaagtataaacccttccaggtcttctgatggaagaacagcaaaggtaagggaatatttatgtgttacatttgggtttctgtggactccgagatagaggagccaaaatgctaatttctgagcgccgtctcatattatagcctagtgaacgaaatctgtaacgttaaaaataaatgtaacaggttgtattaagaagaagtgtatctttgtaactatatgtagaacatgcatatttagtcaaagtttatgttgtgtattccatgttagctgacggcatctgccgaagccatcgtcattttctccggacatttgagtagcatttttttaacatggcgtcattgtaaacagagatttatggatatttatagcatattattgaaaaaaacataaatgtactgtgtaacatgttatattactgtcatctgatgaagatttcaaaaggttagtgacattatttttcttttaatcctgcgtttggtgattgcatattttgttcaatttggctatggaaattagctgtgtcttcggtggtggtttgacataaatatgtgctatgttttcgccgtaaaacattttagaaatctgacttgctggctagataaacaagttgtttatctttcatttgagctattggacttgttaatgtgtggaggttaaatatttctaagaatatttttgcattccgtgcgccaccgttccagctggcGGTGGGAGGGctgatccccaattgggaaccaagaTCTTTGAatggggatagggctgattgctgccccctttggggtgattgcgtgcccagagtaaacaaatttttttttttttctctctctcggaggacctgagccctaggaccatgccccaggactatctgacatgatgactccttgctgtccccagtccatctgaccgtgctgctgctccagtttcaattgttctgccttattattatacgaccatgctggtcatttatgaacatttgaacatcttggccatgttctgttataatctccacccggcacagccagaagaggactggccaccccacatagcctggttcctctctaggtttcttcctaggtattggcctttctagggagtttttcctagccaccgtgcttctacacctgcattgcttgctgtttggggttttaggctgggtttctgtacagcactttgagatatcagctgatgtacgaagggctatataaataaatgggatttgatttgatatcataaCATGCCATAACATAGAGTACAGTTCATATCATAACATAGCTGCATCTCATCCAAATCACAGTCTGAGTTGTGGTATATTTCCCTAACACGACACAACGAGATGCACAACAGTAACCTACCAGCCACTCTCTACTATGTAGATGGGTGGGTTGTCGTACTCTGCTCTGATCCAGTATAGCAGCATCCTCAGGTCCAGAACTTCAATCTGGCCAAATTTGAGACTCACGTCAATCAGCTGGTAGCTCAGAGAAGGACCATGGGACAGAGCAAAGAAGTCAGCGGTCCCCCTCACCTCATCCCTCTCTGCCTggatagaggaaaggagaggagatgagaggagaggggaggatgtgAGGAATGGGTATgagaggggaggatgagaggagaggggaggagatgagaggagatgggaggagaagggatgagaggagaggagatgggaggagatgaggagatgggaggagatgggagtggaggagaggggatgaaaggggaggagaggagagggggagataggaaaggagatgagaggggaggagagggaatgagaggagaggaaagggaatgagaggatgagaggagaggggaggggaggagggagaggggatgagaggggaggggatgagagaagaggggatgagaggggaggggatgagatgagaggagagggaatgagatgagaggagaagagaggggatgagatgagaggagaagagaggggatgagaggagaggggaggagaaggggggagagggaaggagaagggatgcaaggggaggagaggagaggagagggaaggagaagggatgaaaggggaggtgaggagaggagagaagaggggaggagaagggatgaaaggggaggtgaggagaggagaagggatgagaggagaggagagaagaggggaggagaagggatgaaaggggaggtgaggaggggagagaagaggggaggagaagggatgaaaggggaggtgaggagaggagagaagaggggaggagaagggatgaaaggggaggtgaggagaggagagaagaggggaggagaagggatgaaaggggaggtgaggagaggagaagggatgagaggagaggagagaagaggggaggagaagggatgaaaggggaggtgaggagaggagaaggatgagaggagagaagaggagaggagaagggatgaaaggggaggtgaggagaggagaagggatgagaggagagaagaggagaggagaagggatgagaggagagaagaggagaggagagaagaggagaggagaagggatgagaggagagaagaggtgaggagaggtgaggagaggagaggagaggagaggagaggtgaggagaggtgaggagaggagaggagaggagaggagagggagaaggagaggagaggagagaaggagagggaggagaggagggaaggagaggagaggagaggagaggagaggagaggagaggagaggagaggagaggagaggtgaggagaggtgaggagaggagaggagagggagaggagagggagaggagaggggaggagaggagaggagaggagggtgggagaggagaggaagagtgagggagaggagaggagaggaggaagaggagaggagaggagagagaaggaggaggagagaagaggagaggagaggagagagggagagaggagaggagaggagaggagaggagagagaggagaggagaggagaggagagaggagaggagaggagaggagaggagaggagaggagaggagaggagaggagaggagaggtgaggagaggtgaggagaggtgaggagaggagaggagaggagagggaggagaggagaggagaggagaggagaggtgaggagaggaggagaggagaggtgaggagaggagaggagagggagaggagaggagaggagaggagaggagaggagaggagaggagaggagaggagaggagaggagagggaggagaggagaggagaggagaggagaggagaggatggaaaggggaggagaggagaggagaggagaggagaggagagggaggagaggagagaagaggagaggagaggagaggagaggagaggagaggagagggagaggagaggagaggagaggagaggagaggagaggagaggagaggagaggagaggagaggagaggtgaggagaggagaggagaggagaggagaggaggaggtgagaggagaggagagggaggagggaggagaggagaggagaggagaggagaggagaggagaggagaggagaggagaggagaggagaggagaggagaggagagggaggaggaggagaggagaggagaggagaggagaggagaagaggagaggagaggagaggagaggaggagaggagaggagaggggaggagaggagaggagaggagaggagaggagaggagaggagaggagaggagaggagaggagaggagaggagaggagaggagaggagaggagaggagaggagaggagaggagaggagaggggaggagaggagaggagaggagaggagaataactTTCAATCTGTTGCAAAAtagaataacaatataatatatataatataactttCTAAAGGGTTCtgatcaaaagaagtgcactttagagggaatagcgtgccatttgggacagagaggaagggCCTATTCTACGTGCCTGTGTGAAGGAGGGCAGGTAGAGTGGGGCTAGTCTCTATACTAGTActcaggttgagaaccactgcccTGGGTCTAGGCTAACCCCGGGCTACGTGCCTGTGTGAAGGAGGGCAGGTAGAGTGGGGCTAGTCTCTATACTAGTActcaggttgagaaccactgcccTGGGTCTAGGCTAACCCCGGCTACGTGACTGTGTGAAGGAGGGCAGGTAGAGTGGGGCTAGTCTCTATACTAGTActcaggttgagaaccactgcccTGGGTCTAGGCTAACCCCGGGCTACGTGCCTGTGTGAAGGAGGGCAGGTGGTGGGACAGGTTGTGCTTCATGCTAGGGGGGTAATCTCCATCAATGAAGAGGGGTCTGGCGAACCAGCCCAACACAAAGTCCAAGGACCACTGACACGCCTGCAGGCTCTCACGCCGTGTCCTGCTGGGCTTGATCCAATGGGAGGCCAGCGCCATTGAAACTTTCCCCTTCTGCTGGGGCCGGTAGTGGCGGTCGTAGAGGTGCCACGCTGCAGCATGAgcctggggggaggaggggagaggggagaggagaggagaggagaggagaggagaggagaggagaggagaggagaggagaggagaggagaggagaggagaggagaggagaggagaggagaggagaggagaggagaggagaggagaggagaggagaggagacagaggaatggagataAATAGTtttgaatgtaaaaaatatatatatatatttcaaatggGATTATTCTGCTTTTCCATAATTTTATGTATTTGTCCATTTAGATTCAAGCACAGGGCATTTTAAATCATGGAGAATATCAAGACAAAATAATTGTAACAAATTACAGTATTTTTACATTGTGGTCCTCTAATGACGACAGTGGCATTCCAGTGAATAAACTCTGACGCAGAGTTGAACAGGTGCAGTCTGTCCTAAATGACATCCacattcccttcatagtgcactattttgtaCCTGGTCAAAAAAgcattgcactatatagggaatagtgtgctattTTGGAAGGGGACCTGTGATTTagtgctctcactctctcaccttgAGGAGGTTGTGTCCCACTCTAAACGGCAGGTCCGGGTCATTCTTGATTCCCGGAGCCACCTTCCCAGTACCGTACCCGTTCCACGCCACCAGGAACGGGTTGTCTATCGTGATCCAATACTTCACATCGTCACCGAATGTTTGGAAACAGAAATCTGCATAATCACGGAAAAGCTCCACGAGCGCTGGGTCGCTCCACCCGCCGAACGTTCTCTGCAGGTTGTCAGGTAAGTCCCAGTGATAGAGCGTGATCACCGGCTGCACGTTGATCTCCTTCAGCTTCCGTATTAGCGTCCGGTAGTAGTTGGTACCAATCTCGTTGTAGCTACCGCGGCTGCCGTTTGGAAATATCCGCGACCACGAGAGCGAGAAGCGGTAGTGACTGACCCCGAGCTGTTTGAGCGCCCGGACGTCGCTTTGGGTGTTATGGTAGCTGTCGCTGCCAACGTCCCCGGTAGCTATCCGGTTCCCGCCGCGCGTAAAAGTGTCCCAAATGGACAGGCCCTTCCCGTCTTTCTCAAACGCACCCTCCACCTGGTAAGCTGCCGTTCCAACCGCCCACATGAAGTTGTCAGGAAAGGTGTCGTAGAGGAAAGCTTTGTCCCCGGGGTAGTCCAATTTACTAAACCTCTCCCACGTCTTCAACCCAGCGCCCGGACCCGCGACTGCCCGGTACAACTCACAAGAAATGACCAGAACAAACGTCATGAAACGAGGGAGTTGCATCGCGCCGACTGCCTTAAGTTGA from Oncorhynchus kisutch isolate 150728-3 linkage group LG28, Okis_V2, whole genome shotgun sequence encodes:
- the kl gene encoding klotho, with the protein product MVSITVNDLTQLKAVGAMQLPRFMTFVLVISCELYRAVAGPGAGLKTWERFSKLDYPGDKAFLYDTFPDNFMWAVGTAAYQVEGAFEKDGKGLSIWDTFTRGGNRIATGDVGSDSYHNTQSDVRALKQLGVSHYRFSLSWSRIFPNGSRGSYNEIGTNYYRTLIRKLKEINVQPVITLYHWDLPDNLQRTFGGWSDPALVELFRDYADFCFQTFGDDVKYWITIDNPFLVAWNGYGTGKVAPGIKNDPDLPFRVGHNLLKAHAAAWHLYDRHYRPQQKGKVSMALASHWIKPSRTRRESLQACQWSLDFVLGWFARPLFIDGDYPPSMKHNLSHHLPSFTQAERDEVRGTADFFALSHGPSLSYQLIDVSLKFGQIEVLDLRMLLYWIRAEYDNPPIYIVESGWFVQGDIKTEDSKNMYYLKRFIMETLKSIKYDGVNVIGYTHWSLLDGFEWHREYDIRRGLYYVDFNTHNLKRRPKTSANFYKKLIQKNGFPQLPENRPAQGVFPCDFAWGVSANSIQVETTPTQFVDPSVYVWNITGNGELRRLEGFQAPPLRRAQHCADYATIRQQVEEIRRVGVNHFHFSLNWSSLVPSGNVTQPNTTLLGYYRCFTSQLHQANITSMVTLWHHTRQRSSLPAPMEAAGGWFNRDTVVAFVDYARLCYRELGPHVKMWITLNEPNDEDDVSPMEGHQLLRAHALAWRAYDQEYRHTQGGQVSLALHMDWVEPAFSFSREDVEPANRVLDCRVGWFSEPIFGSGDYPPRMRNWFHQRHSLDLFHYHLPLFSDEDRQLVRGTYDFFAISHFSTQLVTTTIEENKLPSRLGVQYMGDITWIRSPRPNAPVVPWGLRKALNWVEERYAGVAVYVVANGVQEDPARFDDSLRVYYLYSYINEALKAYILDGVNLKGYFAYSLNDQRDPGFGLYGHVQDEEILKTSLSQYQNIIRHNGFPLQGTLTSALQCPSQPLPCSGCLVLTKRPVVGFLSLVGSAVLVTLGLIIYYAAKRHRGRGTNGTIFSKI